The following coding sequences lie in one Yamadazyma tenuis chromosome 3, complete sequence genomic window:
- a CDS encoding thioesterase superfamily protein (COG:S; EggNog:ENOG503P2HS), with translation MFRTFTRITTPVVAGVVAFGVFPFRKSQFDTHESKSNQQILDTIKQLPLYNSLVQDPTFTLQDPRKQFPKQHHQNMVTAGILYGKDLFEVDPVVFSNGKGDLFAFNYLGEKLTSEDGQIHNGVTSTMLDEGLCMAGFPLLPSKKGVTAKLSINFQNQAPPNSIVLLKAHVTEQKGRKAVVEGSIVTVDQKPVTIATATCIVVEPKWFKYLSWLSFI, from the coding sequence ATGTTCAGAACATTCACTAGAATCACTACACCCGTGGTGGCCGGAGTGGTTGCGTTCGGCGTATTCCCCTTCAGAAAGAGCCAGTTTGATACCCACGAATCCAAAAGCAACCAGCAGATCCTCGACACCATCAAACAGCTTCCTCTCTACAACTCCCTCGTACAAGACCCAACCTTCACCCTACAAGATCCCCGAAAACAGTTCCCCaaacaacatcaccagAACATGGTGACAGCTGGGATTCTTTATGGGAAGGACTTGTTCGAGGTTGACCCGGTGGTTTTCTCTAACGGAAAAGGTGATCTTTTTGCATTTAATTACCTTGGTGAAAAACTCACCAGTGAGGACGGACAAATCCATAACGGAGTTACGTCCACCATGCTCGATGAAGGATTATGCATGGCCGGATTTCCATTGTTGCCATCCAAAAAAGGAGTGACTGCCAAGTTATCGATAAATTTCCAAAACCAGGCCCCTCCCAACTCAATAGTATTGTTGAAAGCACATGTGACTGAACAGAAGGGTAGAAAAGCGGTGGTAGAGGGGTCAATCGTAACTGTGGACCAGAAACCGGTAACAATAGCAACCGCAACCTGCATTGTGGTTGAGCCCAAATGgttcaagtatttgtcGTGGCTCCTGTTCATTTAG